The Methanocaldococcus jannaschii DSM 2661 genome has a segment encoding these proteins:
- a CDS encoding methionine synthase — MITTVVGSYPVVKKEETFLDKVKKVFGLYDEYKYAIERAVKDQVKAGVNIISDGQVRGDMVEIFTNNMYGFDGKRVVGRVEFIKPITLKDILYAKSIAKKLNPNVEIKGIITGPCTIASSVRVESCYSDNRDENLIYDIAKALRKEVEALKKHVPIIQIDEPILSTGMYDFDVARKAIDIIVDGLNIKFAMHVCGNVYNIIDELNKFNVDILDHEFASNKKNLVILESMEKKVGFGCVNTKVKKVESVEEIKSLIEEGIEILKNNEKLNKNLSDNILIDPDCGMRLLPIDVAFNKLKNMVEATKLIKI; from the coding sequence ATGATAACAACTGTAGTTGGTAGTTATCCAGTAGTTAAAAAGGAAGAAACATTCTTAGATAAGGTAAAAAAGGTATTTGGCTTGTATGATGAATATAAATATGCCATAGAGAGGGCTGTTAAAGACCAGGTTAAAGCTGGAGTTAATATTATAAGTGATGGACAGGTTAGAGGAGATATGGTTGAGATTTTCACAAACAACATGTATGGCTTTGATGGGAAGAGAGTTGTTGGTAGAGTGGAGTTTATAAAACCAATAACACTAAAAGATATTTTATACGCTAAAAGTATAGCCAAAAAACTCAATCCTAATGTTGAAATTAAAGGAATTATTACAGGGCCTTGCACTATAGCTTCATCTGTTAGAGTTGAGAGTTGTTATTCAGACAATAGAGATGAGAATCTAATTTATGATATTGCTAAAGCCCTTAGAAAGGAAGTTGAAGCATTAAAAAAGCATGTCCCAATAATACAGATTGATGAGCCGATACTATCAACTGGTATGTATGATTTTGATGTTGCAAGGAAGGCTATTGATATAATAGTTGATGGATTAAATATTAAATTTGCCATGCATGTTTGTGGGAATGTTTATAATATTATTGATGAGTTAAATAAGTTTAATGTGGATATTTTAGACCATGAATTTGCTTCAAATAAAAAAAATTTGGTGATTTTAGAAAGTATGGAAAAGAAAGTTGGCTTTGGTTGTGTAAATACAAAAGTTAAGAAAGTTGAAAGTGTTGAAGAGATAAAAAGCTTGATAGAAGAGGGAATTGAAATATTAAAAAACAATGAAAAATTGAATAAAAATTTGTCTGATAATATTTTAATAGACCCCGATTGTGGAATGAGGTTATTGCCAATAGACGTCGCTTTTAATAAGTTAAAGAATATGGTTGAAGCAACTAAATTAATAAAAATATAA
- a CDS encoding DUF1699 family protein: MKKLIAKTKEELIEKIKECENEEEIYINLELDRDVAIALLESCEPKKIYLPKSKYKRSSKKIIKALEGVDVEVIPIKAKTGRPTNVDKIIKKYLDKKPKEIAEITGINIKTVEYHYYKLKKKEKQ, from the coding sequence ATGAAAAAATTAATAGCAAAAACAAAGGAAGAATTGATTGAAAAAATTAAAGAATGTGAAAATGAAGAAGAGATTTATATAAACTTAGAGTTAGATAGGGATGTAGCTATTGCTTTATTGGAAAGTTGTGAGCCAAAGAAGATATATTTACCAAAATCAAAATATAAAAGAAGCTCAAAAAAGATTATAAAGGCTTTGGAAGGAGTTGATGTCGAAGTTATTCCAATAAAGGCAAAGACTGGAAGACCTACGAATGTAGATAAGATTATTAAAAAGTATTTAGATAAAAAACCTAAAGAAATAGCTGAAATTACTGGGATTAATATAAAAACCGTTGAGTACCATTATTATAAGCTGAAAAAGAAGGAAAAACAGTGA
- a CDS encoding DUF2341 domain-containing protein, with the protein MFRKIVSKRGYIFTYEAIVIAFIFLSVFYIGYMVYSHNMLTALEEKKDTEKFHKALLLKDYFLRNNKFPGKFYNKTYLDNFTNELDIKEKTFDLFNNFSEYKGLIRFIIYPNIYDEELDNISDEICANDGLQAITYNFSSNTFKIYSNVNTTFNNANLSISGMDLIYFKENVYIPKITGMKYGDSINLYGCNGDHIYFKVNSEIISASARVVTNNGNPFITWQNWRYATPILIINNLNQNLNDYDVKIVFDSQSYINSGEMRTDCGDVRFVDEDGNPLSYWIEPNTIDTPHTVAWVKVNLAPNEHKLIYMLYGNPTATTTANGDNTFPLFFDDFSKGNLDNTKWTYNFNNPLFVNDTYPNGINFTYLSLDYTYYNNHNYIIYDINNTHISSISTYYPNTSVRFHANFHKKYEEWGGFYININGNDYNREVITNYHWGGEWLRAESSVLNQDYDSYIILQDPDLYDNWHTYEIQRDGGSSVNFIIDDAIYKTIYSNIYTGDLPISFYARKYDYSTKYGYYPVPQDEQNGNISIDWVFVRKYVEPEPTVTLLSSDVIFTVNGYIYKKPLKSVFDNIDITPNLNVGINEIRILSSPLPVEFLIKTNENTDFYYLTLSPNNVTIVVKP; encoded by the coding sequence ATGTTTAGAAAAATTGTTTCAAAAAGAGGGTATATATTTACTTATGAGGCAATAGTAATTGCCTTCATTTTCTTGAGTGTTTTTTATATAGGGTATATGGTTTATAGTCATAATATGCTCACAGCATTAGAGGAAAAGAAGGATACTGAAAAATTTCATAAAGCTTTGTTACTAAAAGATTATTTTTTAAGGAATAATAAATTTCCTGGAAAGTTTTATAACAAAACATATTTGGATAATTTTACAAATGAATTAGATATTAAAGAAAAAACTTTCGACTTATTTAATAATTTTAGTGAATATAAGGGATTGATTCGTTTTATAATTTATCCAAACATATATGATGAAGAACTTGACAACATTTCAGACGAAATTTGTGCAAATGATGGACTTCAGGCTATAACATATAATTTCAGTAGCAACACATTTAAAATTTATTCAAATGTAAATACTACATTTAACAACGCCAACCTAAGTATAAGTGGGATGGATTTAATTTACTTTAAAGAAAATGTATATATTCCAAAAATTACTGGAATGAAATATGGAGATTCTATAAATCTATATGGCTGTAATGGAGACCACATTTACTTTAAAGTCAATAGCGAAATTATTTCAGCATCTGCGAGGGTTGTTACAAATAATGGTAATCCATTTATTACTTGGCAGAATTGGAGGTATGCTACTCCAATATTAATAATAAACAACCTAAATCAAAATTTAAATGATTATGATGTAAAAATTGTTTTTGATTCTCAAAGTTATATAAATTCTGGAGAGATGAGAACAGATTGTGGAGATGTAAGGTTTGTTGATGAAGATGGTAATCCATTAAGTTATTGGATAGAGCCAAATACAATAGATACTCCGCATACTGTCGCCTGGGTTAAGGTAAATTTAGCTCCAAATGAACATAAGCTAATATATATGCTTTATGGAAATCCAACAGCTACAACGACTGCAAATGGAGATAATACCTTCCCCCTATTCTTTGATGATTTTTCTAAAGGTAATTTGGATAATACAAAATGGACTTACAACTTTAATAATCCATTATTTGTAAATGACACTTATCCAAATGGGATTAATTTTACTTATTTAAGTTTAGATTATACTTATTACAATAATCATAATTACATTATTTATGATATTAATAATACGCATATTTCCTCCATTAGTACATACTATCCAAATACTTCTGTAAGATTCCATGCAAATTTCCATAAGAAATATGAGGAGTGGGGCGGATTTTATATAAACATAAATGGAAATGACTATAACAGAGAGGTTATAACTAACTATCACTGGGGAGGAGAGTGGCTAAGAGCTGAATCTTCTGTATTAAATCAAGATTACGATAGTTACATTATCTTACAAGACCCAGATTTATACGATAATTGGCACACTTATGAGATTCAAAGAGATGGAGGTAGTTCAGTGAATTTCATAATAGATGATGCCATATATAAAACCATATATTCAAACATATATACTGGAGATTTACCAATTTCATTCTATGCAAGAAAATATGATTATTCAACAAAATATGGTTACTATCCTGTTCCTCAAGACGAACAAAACGGAAATATTAGCATTGATTGGGTATTTGTTAGAAAGTATGTAGAACCAGAACCAACAGTAACGCTTCTATCTTCTGATGTCATTTTTACAGTAAATGGATATATATACAAAAAACCATTAAAATCAGTATTTGACAATATAGATATAACTCCAAATTTAAATGTGGGGATTAATGAAATAAGGATTTTAAGCTCACCTCTTCCAGTAGAGTTTTTAATTAAAACAAATGAAAACACTGATTTTTACTATTTAACACTATCACCTAACAATGTCACCATTGTGGTGAAACCATGA
- a CDS encoding DUF2341 domain-containing protein produces MYFSQNAIILVMLMFVISAVFYATIDYKTKEVEDEIKIKEVSLYEKNLINTIDRNIDKIVEDAFVNASYKIMKERKFFTASSEAVAYITSYIKNETKESLNNVNYGYSNISYNISSVKISPTYDPLVVHLYCEIDIKYSKKLNNGELIALKPIVINRDIKLSRIPDPYVYLNKFYYTWGYEKKINIYNFPNDNYNRTFCIILNSSNFNYSEMHNPQSPTELRVIGWDSVSNKIILLPYWVQTWREGNNDVSVIWVRANKNEIYNYNNGQGYIYILYNSTTPVDRQDPEHTFIFFDDFNYFNPDKWDSVGYFIINNSKITVIAGAGSSVYTKQTYGTRYELIFRANFTPSHAQTIGFFTQLSDNDGVGWDMYDWTGNNPELYMRVGYSGSDIGDYVPNSNKYLNKFYIYDLKRISTTDLNFTIFNDTLDIEYSNSFTNGNKGNNYPISITALINLNTNVTVDWIFLKDINDITTTVPPIGVDEYPNLDYKEEKPKTFTGTIYYGEPGKYILVYNSTYSIIGLYTNKTDYWLYPNMPGYKPLIEEN; encoded by the coding sequence ATGTATTTCTCTCAAAATGCGATAATTTTAGTTATGCTAATGTTTGTGATATCTGCAGTGTTTTATGCAACAATTGATTACAAAACAAAGGAAGTAGAGGATGAAATAAAAATAAAAGAAGTAAGTTTATATGAAAAAAATTTAATAAATACTATAGATAGAAATATAGATAAAATTGTAGAAGATGCCTTTGTAAATGCAAGCTATAAAATAATGAAAGAACGAAAATTTTTTACAGCTTCAAGTGAGGCAGTTGCGTATATAACCAGCTATATAAAAAATGAAACGAAAGAATCACTAAATAATGTGAATTATGGCTACTCAAATATATCCTATAACATTAGTTCTGTTAAAATTTCACCTACATACGACCCATTAGTAGTACATTTATATTGTGAAATTGACATAAAATATTCAAAAAAATTAAATAATGGTGAGTTAATCGCATTAAAGCCAATAGTCATCAACAGAGACATAAAATTATCAAGAATTCCTGACCCATATGTCTATTTAAATAAATTTTACTACACCTGGGGTTATGAAAAAAAGATAAATATATATAATTTTCCAAATGATAACTACAACCGTACTTTCTGTATAATATTAAATAGTAGTAACTTTAACTATAGTGAAATGCATAACCCTCAATCTCCAACAGAGCTGAGAGTAATTGGCTGGGATTCAGTAAGTAACAAAATTATTCTTTTACCTTACTGGGTTCAAACCTGGAGAGAAGGAAATAACGATGTATCAGTAATTTGGGTTAGAGCAAATAAAAATGAAATTTACAACTACAATAATGGGCAGGGGTATATATACATACTCTACAATTCAACTACTCCGGTAGATAGACAAGACCCAGAACACACATTTATATTCTTTGATGATTTCAATTACTTTAACCCAGATAAATGGGATTCTGTTGGATACTTTATCATAAATAATAGTAAAATAACGGTAATTGCAGGAGCAGGTTCAAGCGTATATACAAAACAAACTTATGGAACTAGATATGAATTAATATTTAGAGCAAACTTTACTCCATCCCATGCCCAAACTATAGGATTCTTTACACAATTAAGCGATAACGATGGAGTGGGTTGGGATATGTATGATTGGACTGGAAATAATCCAGAACTTTATATGAGAGTTGGATACAGTGGAAGTGATATTGGGGATTATGTTCCTAATTCAAATAAATACTTAAATAAATTTTATATTTATGATTTAAAAAGAATTTCAACCACTGACTTAAACTTTACAATATTTAATGACACTTTGGATATTGAATATAGCAACTCATTTACTAATGGAAATAAGGGAAATAACTATCCAATTTCAATAACTGCTCTTATAAATTTAAATACTAATGTTACAGTGGATTGGATATTTTTAAAAGATATAAATGATATTACAACTACCGTCCCTCCAATAGGTGTTGATGAATATCCAAATCTCGACTATAAAGAAGAAAAACCAAAAACATTTACTGGGACTATATACTATGGAGAACCAGGGAAATATATATTGGTCTATAATAGTACGTATTCTATCATTGGATTATATACTAACAAAACTGACTACTGGCTTTATCCAAATATGCCAGGATATAAACCACTTATAGAGGAAAATTAA
- a CDS encoding pyridoxal phosphate-dependent aminotransferase, whose product MRNPIIDVGAKELSYEIREIVDVAKKIEEFGINITWENIGDPVAKGEKIPDWIKDIIAEIVKNDCSYAYCPTKGLLETREFLAEQVNKRGGVQITAEDIIFFNGLGDAIAKIYGLLKRQVRVINPSPSYSTHSSAEASHAGSPPVTYFLDPYNYWYPDIDDLEKRIKYNPAVSGILVINPDNPTGAVYPKKILNEIVDLANEYDLFIICDEIYCNLVYNGKKQHLLCEVIDDVCGLSLKGISKELPWPGARCGWIEIYNADKDEEFKKYVESIYKAKLIEVCSTTLPQMAIPRIMGHRNYKKYLEERNRFFEKRSNTAYKKLKDLDGVIANKANGAFYMSVVFEDNYLNGNNSIKIENEKLKEFIEHQIKDASIDKKFVYYLLASTGICVVPLTSFCSQLNGFRVTLLERDDEKFEWIFDTLAEKIDEFLKT is encoded by the coding sequence ATGAGGAATCCTATAATAGATGTAGGGGCTAAAGAATTGAGTTATGAAATTAGGGAGATTGTAGATGTAGCTAAAAAAATAGAAGAGTTTGGAATAAACATAACATGGGAAAACATAGGAGACCCAGTGGCTAAAGGGGAAAAAATTCCAGATTGGATTAAAGATATTATAGCAGAGATTGTTAAAAACGACTGTTCTTATGCCTACTGTCCTACTAAAGGTTTATTAGAAACACGAGAATTTTTAGCCGAACAAGTAAATAAAAGAGGAGGAGTTCAGATAACTGCTGAAGACATCATATTCTTTAACGGCTTAGGAGATGCCATTGCAAAGATTTATGGTTTATTGAAGAGGCAGGTTAGAGTTATAAACCCATCCCCATCATACTCAACCCATTCTTCTGCAGAGGCATCCCATGCTGGCTCTCCTCCAGTAACTTACTTCTTAGACCCTTACAACTACTGGTATCCAGACATTGATGATTTGGAGAAGAGGATTAAATACAACCCAGCAGTTAGTGGAATTTTGGTTATAAATCCTGACAACCCAACTGGAGCAGTATATCCAAAAAAAATCTTAAATGAGATTGTTGATTTAGCCAATGAATATGATTTATTTATTATTTGTGATGAAATATACTGTAACTTAGTATATAATGGGAAAAAACAGCATTTACTATGTGAGGTTATAGATGATGTCTGCGGTTTATCTTTAAAGGGTATATCAAAAGAACTTCCATGGCCAGGGGCAAGATGTGGATGGATTGAAATTTACAATGCCGATAAGGATGAAGAATTTAAAAAATACGTTGAGAGTATTTATAAAGCCAAATTGATAGAGGTTTGCTCCACTACATTGCCACAAATGGCTATTCCAAGAATTATGGGGCATAGAAATTACAAAAAATACTTAGAGGAGAGGAATAGGTTCTTTGAAAAAAGGTCAAACACAGCCTACAAAAAACTAAAAGATTTAGATGGTGTTATAGCAAATAAAGCCAATGGAGCTTTCTATATGTCTGTTGTATTTGAAGATAACTATTTAAATGGAAACAATTCAATAAAAATAGAGAATGAGAAATTGAAGGAATTTATAGAACACCAAATAAAAGATGCATCTATAGATAAGAAATTTGTTTATTATCTCTTAGCATCTACTGGAATCTGTGTAGTTCCTCTAACCTCATTCTGCTCTCAACTTAACGGATTTAGAGTTACATTGTTAGAGAGAGATGACGAAAAGTTTGAATGGATATTTGACACATTAGCTGAAAAAATAGATGAATTTTTAAAGACCTAA
- the ttuA gene encoding tRNA-5-methyluridine(54) 2-sulfurtransferase produces the protein MKCKFCDKKSYIKLKSPKMYLCKEHFVEYFENKVKKSIDKYKMLSKDEKILVAVSGGKDGHAAAWVLKKLGYNIELFHINLGIEGFSEESLKAVKELAEKLEVPLHVVNLKDITGKTMEDIRGKKCSICGTTKRYLMNKFGYENGFDVIVTGHNLDDEVSFILNNLFNWNIRYLAKHEPVLPAHDKFLKKVKIFFEIEEELILKYAEAEEIPYTTVECKYAERAITLKHRAYLNELEKERPGIKYQFLSGYMKNRHLFKVEEEDFQFRECEVCGMTSAGKICSFCRVWKLYKKKKENRN, from the coding sequence ATGAAATGCAAATTTTGTGATAAAAAGAGTTATATAAAGCTCAAATCACCAAAGATGTATCTATGCAAAGAGCATTTTGTTGAATATTTTGAAAATAAGGTTAAAAAATCAATAGATAAGTATAAAATGCTAAGTAAAGATGAAAAAATCTTAGTTGCTGTTTCTGGAGGTAAGGATGGGCATGCAGCTGCATGGGTTTTGAAAAAACTCGGCTATAATATTGAGTTATTCCACATAAATTTAGGGATTGAGGGATTTTCTGAAGAATCTTTAAAGGCTGTAAAGGAGTTGGCTGAAAAATTGGAAGTTCCTTTGCATGTTGTTAATTTAAAAGACATTACTGGAAAGACAATGGAGGATATTAGAGGTAAGAAATGCTCTATATGTGGAACAACTAAAAGATATTTAATGAACAAGTTTGGTTATGAAAATGGATTTGATGTCATCGTTACTGGGCATAATTTGGATGATGAAGTTTCCTTTATTTTAAACAACTTATTCAATTGGAATATTAGATATTTAGCTAAGCATGAGCCAGTTCTTCCAGCTCATGATAAATTTTTAAAGAAGGTTAAGATATTCTTTGAAATTGAGGAAGAGTTAATTTTAAAGTATGCTGAAGCTGAAGAAATCCCATATACAACCGTTGAATGCAAATATGCTGAGAGAGCTATAACCTTAAAGCATAGAGCTTATTTAAATGAGTTAGAAAAGGAAAGGCCAGGTATAAAGTATCAATTCCTATCTGGCTATATGAAAAATAGGCATCTGTTTAAAGTTGAGGAAGAGGATTTCCAATTTAGAGAGTGTGAGGTTTGTGGAATGACATCTGCTGGAAAAATCTGCTCATTCTGTAGAGTTTGGAAGCTCTATAAGAAAAAGAAAGAAAATAGAAATTAA
- a CDS encoding TrmJ/YjtD family RNA methyltransferase: MISVILVNPKYSGNVGSIARVMMNFGFEELRIVGDKSIINNEAYMMAVHAREILDNAKFYNTFDEAIGDLDFVIATSGARGGDRNLKRVPITPKELADKILEVKGNIGIVFGREDDGLRNEEIDKCDLLVSIPTSEKYPIMNLSHAVAVILYEIYTKKVRNKFLDINMREASKEDKELLIRKFNEFIDKNEKIPEHKKELCKIIFKRLVNRAFISGKEAWTLMSAFK, translated from the coding sequence ATGATTTCTGTCATCTTAGTTAATCCAAAATACAGTGGAAATGTTGGTAGTATAGCAAGGGTTATGATGAATTTTGGATTTGAAGAGCTTAGAATAGTTGGAGATAAAAGCATAATAAATAATGAAGCCTATATGATGGCAGTCCATGCAAGAGAGATTTTAGACAATGCCAAATTCTACAACACCTTTGATGAAGCTATAGGGGATTTAGATTTTGTTATTGCCACTTCAGGAGCAAGAGGAGGAGATAGAAATTTAAAGAGAGTTCCAATAACACCAAAAGAGTTGGCAGATAAAATCTTAGAGGTTAAGGGAAACATTGGGATTGTCTTTGGTAGGGAAGATGATGGATTGAGAAATGAAGAGATAGATAAATGTGATTTGTTAGTTTCAATACCAACATCTGAAAAGTATCCAATTATGAACCTATCTCATGCTGTTGCAGTTATTTTATATGAGATTTATACAAAAAAAGTTAGAAATAAATTTTTAGATATAAATATGAGAGAGGCATCAAAAGAGGACAAAGAGCTATTGATAAGGAAATTTAATGAGTTTATTGACAAGAATGAAAAAATCCCAGAGCATAAAAAAGAACTCTGCAAAATAATCTTTAAGAGATTGGTTAATAGGGCTTTTATAAGTGGAAAGGAGGCATGGACGTTAATGAGTGCATTTAAATAA
- a CDS encoding MJ1477/TM1410 family putative glycoside hydrolase — translation MKKSHILGIIICIILIVGFFISFDSTFLDNPKMMSKSKNNIRNAENLTNISKNSNNLKFLWAYQLQNADIDEIANSNFTLIVIDYSKDGTENGKYSEEEIEKLKKAGKIPIAYISIGEAEDYRFYWDNEWLKNPPKWLGDENPEWEGCYAVKYWHPEWKKIIFSYLDKIIQQGFCGVYLDKVDEFEYWAENGYDEDFTAKEMIKFIVEISNYCRNKTNNSFIIIPQNGERLLEYDKHGKLLNTVSGWAVEDLFYDGVEQKTEEEINERIKLLDKVKDSGKFVLVVDYVDDGTKTNENLKRVEDFINKSLDKGYVPYVAKSDRELDELNTWWLKLIN, via the coding sequence ATGAAGAAAAGCCATATTTTAGGAATAATAATTTGCATTATTTTAATTGTAGGATTTTTTATTTCATTTGATAGTACTTTTTTAGATAACCCTAAAATGATGTCTAAATCTAAAAATAATATTAGAAATGCGGAAAACCTTACAAATATCAGCAAAAATTCTAACAATTTAAAATTTTTATGGGCATATCAACTTCAAAATGCAGATATTGATGAAATAGCAAACTCAAACTTTACTTTAATTGTTATAGATTATTCAAAAGATGGGACTGAAAATGGAAAATATAGTGAAGAAGAGATAGAAAAGCTTAAAAAAGCTGGAAAAATACCTATTGCCTATATCAGCATTGGAGAGGCTGAAGATTATAGGTTCTATTGGGACAATGAATGGCTAAAAAATCCTCCAAAGTGGTTAGGAGATGAAAACCCAGAATGGGAGGGCTGTTATGCTGTGAAATATTGGCATCCAGAATGGAAGAAAATAATTTTTAGCTATTTAGATAAAATTATTCAGCAAGGATTCTGTGGAGTTTATTTAGATAAGGTTGATGAGTTCGAATACTGGGCAGAAAATGGCTATGATGAAGATTTTACAGCAAAGGAGATGATTAAATTTATTGTTGAGATATCAAACTACTGCAGAAACAAAACTAACAACAGCTTTATAATAATTCCACAAAATGGTGAAAGATTATTGGAGTACGATAAACATGGAAAGTTATTAAATACAGTTTCTGGATGGGCTGTTGAAGATTTGTTTTATGATGGTGTAGAGCAAAAGACAGAGGAAGAGATAAATGAAAGAATAAAATTGTTGGATAAAGTAAAAGATTCTGGAAAGTTTGTTTTAGTGGTTGATTATGTTGATGATGGAACAAAAACAAATGAAAATTTGAAGAGAGTTGAAGATTTTATTAATAAAAGCTTAGATAAAGGGTATGTCCCCTATGTTGCTAAATCCGATAGAGAATTAGACGAACTAAATACATGGTGGCTAAAATTGATAAATTAA
- a CDS encoding class III signal peptide domain-containing protein, archaeosortase D/PIP-CTERM system-associated, translating to MKPKKIISNKAQISLELALLLGALVVAASIVGFYYLKSVTRGTSTAESISKNITLAAKNKALDNIYKVKRALNGQ from the coding sequence ATGAAACCTAAAAAAATAATATCTAATAAAGCTCAAATATCATTAGAATTGGCATTATTGTTAGGTGCTCTTGTAGTTGCAGCATCTATAGTTGGATTCTATTATCTAAAATCAGTTACGAGAGGGACCTCTACAGCAGAAAGTATTTCAAAAAATATAACCTTAGCTGCAAAGAATAAAGCATTGGACAATATATACAAAGTGAAGAGGGCCTTAAATGGGCAATAA
- the artD gene encoding archaeosortase D, with amino-acid sequence MGNKNAIYILRFLIYFFIFYYILKMLEGNIMDLLTITLSKLLNLKFYKNEIIVGKNIIEISSPCTCSLEMALFLGYIFGTPDVPIKYKISYSVFGLSIITISNILRIILIINYSNMINYNVVHDVISFIIFPIALFLNWFWIYLLKMKKIIMFK; translated from the coding sequence ATGGGCAATAAAAATGCTATATACATACTTAGATTTTTAATATATTTTTTTATATTTTATTACATTTTAAAAATGTTAGAAGGAAACATAATGGACTTATTAACAATAACCCTATCTAAACTTTTAAATTTGAAATTTTACAAGAATGAAATTATAGTTGGCAAAAATATTATAGAGATTAGCTCACCATGCACATGTTCATTAGAAATGGCTTTATTTTTAGGTTATATCTTTGGGACTCCTGATGTTCCTATTAAATATAAAATCTCATATTCAGTATTTGGACTTTCAATTATTACTATCTCAAATATTTTGAGGATAATATTAATAATAAATTATTCAAATATGATAAATTATAATGTAGTTCATGATGTCATAAGTTTTATTATCTTCCCAATAGCTTTGTTCCTGAACTGGTTTTGGATATATTTATTAAAAATGAAAAAAATAATTATGTTTAAATGA
- a CDS encoding type II toxin-antitoxin system VapC family toxin: MKVKVLDASAIIHGYNPIIEEGEHYTTPEVLEEIESKKIIVEQALDFGKLKIMSPNREYIKKVEEVVKKTGDNLSQQDIGVLALALNLNAILYTDDYGIQNVAKKLNIEVRGIAFEPTNKDFIWRKICEGCKKLYPVDYEEDICEICGSPLKRKMVKSRLKKKRKKK, from the coding sequence ATGAAGGTTAAGGTGTTGGATGCTTCAGCTATTATTCATGGATACAACCCAATTATAGAGGAGGGGGAACATTACACAACCCCAGAAGTTTTGGAAGAGATAGAATCAAAAAAAATTATTGTTGAACAAGCATTAGATTTTGGAAAATTAAAAATAATGAGTCCTAATAGGGAGTATATAAAAAAGGTTGAAGAAGTTGTTAAAAAAACTGGAGATAATTTGTCTCAACAAGATATTGGTGTCTTAGCTTTAGCTCTAAATTTAAACGCCATATTATATACTGACGATTATGGCATTCAAAATGTAGCTAAAAAATTAAATATTGAAGTTAGGGGAATAGCTTTTGAACCAACAAATAAAGATTTTATTTGGAGAAAGATTTGTGAAGGTTGTAAAAAACTTTATCCAGTAGATTATGAAGAAGATATATGTGAGATTTGTGGTAGCCCTTTAAAGAGGAAGATGGTTAAATCGAGATTAAAGAAGAAAAGGAAGAAAAAATAA
- a CDS encoding CxxCxxCC domain-containing protein — translation MHTLRFKKDRAIKISEELFPDELCERCGRCCILHAYKTEDGIKTIYCEHLDPETKLCKVYKDRFKHRCLTVMEGILAGVFPKDCPYVKNLKNYEEPWFYRHLRD, via the coding sequence TTGCATACATTAAGATTTAAAAAAGATAGAGCGATAAAAATAAGTGAAGAGCTATTTCCTGATGAGTTATGTGAGAGATGTGGAAGATGTTGCATTTTACACGCTTACAAAACTGAAGATGGAATTAAAACAATATATTGTGAGCATTTAGACCCAGAAACAAAATTATGTAAAGTTTATAAAGATAGGTTTAAACATAGATGCTTAACTGTAATGGAAGGAATCTTAGCTGGTGTTTTTCCAAAAGACTGCCCCTATGTTAAAAATTTAAAAAATTATGAAGAGCCATGGTTTTATAGGCATTTGAGAGATTAG